From Aliarcobacter butzleri, the proteins below share one genomic window:
- a CDS encoding EI24 domain-containing protein: MNEVEVIFKSIKDFFSSPMLKIAIVPLIVTMIILYALFFMAADFGFSALKEVAVASQNGQEVVIDENAPFYFVWLTYAIVFLFKYSFVSWIAGFLFYTVGTILILQISVILTLIVIGFLTPMILQNLHQKYYSHLQLDSYGTLSLSLWVLFKNLFIMFLLFILLIPVYFVPVLNVIAFALPLYYFFHKLLNFDVSSTILNKTQYKIIYEKEANKFRLRTLFLYFISMIPFATLFSAVFFVIYLGHSYFIELEKMNKNSVNKIEA, translated from the coding sequence ATGAATGAAGTAGAAGTTATTTTTAAGAGTATAAAAGATTTTTTTTCAAGCCCAATGTTAAAAATTGCAATTGTGCCTTTAATTGTAACAATGATTATTTTGTATGCACTTTTTTTTATGGCAGCTGATTTTGGTTTTAGTGCCTTAAAAGAGGTTGCAGTTGCTTCACAAAATGGACAAGAAGTTGTTATTGATGAAAATGCACCTTTTTATTTTGTTTGGTTAACTTATGCAATAGTATTTTTGTTCAAATATTCATTTGTATCTTGGATAGCTGGCTTTTTATTTTATACAGTTGGAACGATTTTGATTTTACAAATTTCAGTTATTTTAACTTTAATTGTAATTGGTTTTTTAACACCAATGATTTTGCAAAATTTACATCAAAAATATTATTCTCATTTACAACTTGATAGTTATGGAACATTGAGTTTATCGTTATGGGTTTTATTTAAAAATCTATTTATAATGTTTCTTTTGTTTATACTTTTAATTCCAGTTTATTTTGTTCCAGTTTTAAATGTTATAGCTTTTGCTTTACCACTTTACTATTTTTTTCATAAACTTTTGAATTTTGATGTAAGTTCTACAATTTTAAATAAAACTCAATATAAAATTATTTATGAAAAAGAGGCTAATAAGTTTAGATTAAGAACACTTTTTTTATATTTTATTTCTATGATTCCTTTTGCTACGCTATTTAGTGCAGTATTTTTTGTGATATATTTAGGACACTCTTATTTTATAGAACTTGAAAAAATGAATAAAAATTCAGTAAATAAAATAGAAGCATAA
- a CDS encoding methyl-accepting chemotaxis protein, whose product MKNLNFGTKLLLILVSITVLSLSIMSYIISSNAFSALEKESQKYVNEVSKSSTLELSSILDKAFTVTNDIANKYKIALEYDEKLSEEGTINYFKSLLSQNFFIKGAFFTFENGELLYKKYDGTINKEFYTQKNGYFQPYVSRKDENTFNINILDEWNVNNSWVKIALDKKDIAITKPYIYEDVLMITISKPIFYKEKIVGVVGIDISLDFLIKQMKQIKIFETGYATLIDSYGVIISHPEIKNINKNIKDVTSNESILDAIEKGKKGEVFSYFSKNLRTNSDSYNFVYPVQFGDTKYYWSFVVSAPQDEYLKEAYFIRNFSFISGLCSLLVMIATILFNVKILNKNLLVIRDGILSFFSYLNRESSKAELINLDSKDEFGQMAKVVNENIVKTQKGIEEDRKLIDETIAVLGEFEQGDLCQRLNLSVSNPALMQLKEVLNNMASNLENNIDNVLKVLEQYSNYNYLNKIDQKGLKEHLLKLASGVNNLGDSITQMLIDNKTNGLTLGKSSSELLLNVDKLNLSSNEAAASLEETAAALEEITSNVRNNTQNIAQMAKLSSEVTKLANDGENFANQTTVAMDEINNQVNLVNEAISIIDNIAFQTNILSLNAAVEAATAGEAGKGFAVVAQEVRNLASRSAEAAQDIKTIVENATIKANQGKSIATNMIGGYKELNHSISQTINLINDIQNASKEQLSGIEQINDAVTQLDRQTQQNASIATQTQDIAIVADEIAKLVVSDVDAKEFVGKDKVKGKDINKNKELNNNQKEKSLDSPFINKKSSKRSEQSDEWENF is encoded by the coding sequence ATGAAAAATTTAAACTTTGGAACAAAACTTTTACTTATTTTAGTTTCAATTACGGTACTTTCTTTAAGTATAATGTCTTATATCATATCATCAAATGCTTTTAGTGCTTTAGAAAAAGAGTCACAAAAGTACGTTAATGAAGTGTCAAAAAGTAGTACTTTAGAGTTAAGTAGTATATTAGATAAAGCATTTACAGTTACTAATGATATAGCAAATAAATATAAAATAGCTTTAGAATATGATGAAAAATTATCTGAAGAAGGAACTATAAACTATTTTAAATCCTTATTAAGTCAGAATTTTTTTATAAAAGGAGCATTTTTTACTTTTGAAAATGGTGAACTTTTGTATAAAAAATATGATGGAACAATCAATAAAGAATTTTATACTCAAAAAAATGGTTATTTTCAACCTTATGTATCAAGAAAAGATGAAAATACTTTTAACATCAATATATTAGATGAATGGAATGTAAATAATTCTTGGGTAAAAATAGCTCTTGACAAAAAAGACATAGCAATAACAAAACCTTATATATATGAAGATGTTTTGATGATTACAATTTCTAAACCTATCTTTTATAAAGAAAAAATAGTTGGAGTTGTTGGAATAGATATTTCTTTAGACTTTTTGATAAAACAGATGAAACAAATAAAAATATTTGAAACAGGATATGCTACATTAATTGATAGTTATGGAGTAATTATTAGTCATCCAGAGATTAAAAATATAAATAAAAACATAAAAGATGTAACAAGTAATGAAAGTATTTTAGACGCAATAGAAAAAGGTAAAAAAGGAGAAGTATTTTCATATTTTTCTAAAAATTTACGAACAAATAGTGATTCTTATAATTTTGTTTATCCTGTACAATTTGGTGATACAAAATATTATTGGAGTTTCGTGGTTTCAGCTCCCCAAGATGAATATCTAAAAGAAGCCTATTTTATTAGAAATTTCTCTTTTATTTCTGGATTATGTAGTTTATTAGTTATGATTGCTACGATACTATTTAATGTAAAAATATTAAATAAAAATTTATTAGTTATAAGAGATGGAATTTTATCTTTTTTCTCATATCTAAACCGAGAGTCTTCAAAAGCAGAATTAATAAACCTAGATTCAAAAGATGAATTTGGACAAATGGCAAAAGTGGTAAATGAGAATATAGTAAAAACACAAAAAGGAATAGAAGAAGATAGAAAACTAATAGATGAAACAATAGCAGTATTAGGAGAATTTGAACAAGGTGACCTTTGCCAAAGATTAAACCTAAGTGTTTCAAACCCAGCATTGATGCAGTTAAAAGAAGTTCTGAATAATATGGCTTCTAATTTAGAAAATAATATAGATAATGTTCTAAAAGTATTAGAACAATACTCAAATTATAATTATTTAAATAAAATAGACCAAAAAGGTTTAAAAGAACACCTTTTAAAACTAGCAAGTGGTGTAAATAACCTAGGTGATTCAATAACACAAATGTTAATCGATAATAAAACAAATGGATTGACTTTAGGTAAAAGTTCAAGTGAACTACTTCTAAATGTAGATAAATTAAACCTAAGCTCAAATGAAGCAGCAGCATCTTTAGAAGAAACAGCAGCAGCCTTAGAAGAGATAACTTCAAATGTAAGAAATAATACTCAAAATATAGCACAAATGGCAAAATTGTCAAGTGAAGTAACAAAATTGGCAAATGATGGAGAAAACTTTGCAAATCAAACAACAGTTGCAATGGATGAAATAAATAATCAAGTAAACTTAGTAAATGAAGCAATAAGTATAATAGATAATATAGCATTCCAAACAAATATCCTTTCTTTAAACGCAGCAGTTGAAGCAGCAACAGCAGGTGAAGCAGGAAAAGGATTTGCAGTTGTTGCACAAGAAGTGCGAAACCTAGCATCAAGAAGCGCAGAAGCTGCACAAGATATAAAAACAATAGTTGAAAACGCAACAATAAAAGCAAATCAAGGTAAAAGTATTGCAACAAATATGATAGGAGGATATAAAGAGTTAAATCATAGTATATCTCAAACAATAAACTTAATAAATGATATACAAAACGCAAGTAAAGAACAACTGTCAGGAATAGAACAAATAAATGATGCAGTAACACAATTAGATAGACAAACACAACAAAATGCAAGTATCGCAACACAAACACAAGATATAGCAATAGTAGCAGATGAGATAGCAAAATTAGTAGTAAGTGATGTTGATGCAAAAGAGTTTGTAGGGAAAGATAAAGTAAAAGGTAAAGATATTAATAAAAATAAAGAGTTGAATAATAATCAAAAAGAGAAATCGTTAGATTCACCATTTATAAATAAAAAGAGTTCAAAAAGATCAGAGCAATCTGATGAATGGGAGAACTTCTAG
- a CDS encoding SPASM domain-containing protein, with protein MPNKTMTLDKFDKLNLQLKEFTTELAYHIVGDPLVLSNLDEYLNISSKHNLKVNITTTANNINKKHYETLLNPTIKQINFSINSYNANSHKKSLDEYLEPIIEFVKFAQKQKHEYFINFRIWNLDEKNSAKEFNLKVFNKMNEAFDTNIDIEDVYKNRPKNIRIDRKIFFNFDEYFNWPNLENKEVSKTGFCYGLDSHFGVLSNGDVVPCCLDKDAIINLGNIEDNSLKNILTSKRVKDIQNGFKKDILVEELCQKCEYRTRFNKG; from the coding sequence TTGCCAAATAAAACTATGACTTTAGATAAGTTTGATAAACTAAATTTGCAATTAAAAGAGTTTACAACTGAACTTGCATATCACATAGTTGGAGATCCTTTAGTTTTATCAAATTTAGATGAATATTTAAATATTAGTTCAAAACATAATTTAAAAGTAAATATAACAACAACAGCAAATAACATAAATAAAAAGCATTATGAAACTTTGTTAAATCCAACAATTAAGCAGATAAATTTTTCGATTAATTCATACAATGCAAATTCTCATAAAAAATCTTTAGATGAATATTTAGAACCAATTATAGAGTTTGTAAAATTTGCTCAAAAGCAAAAGCATGAATATTTTATAAACTTTAGAATTTGGAATTTAGATGAAAAAAATAGTGCAAAAGAGTTTAATTTAAAAGTGTTTAATAAAATGAATGAAGCTTTTGATACAAATATTGATATTGAAGATGTTTATAAAAATAGACCTAAAAATATAAGAATAGATAGAAAAATATTTTTCAATTTTGATGAATATTTTAATTGGCCAAATTTAGAAAATAAAGAAGTTTCAAAAACTGGATTTTGTTATGGTTTGGATTCACATTTTGGGGTTTTATCAAATGGAGATGTTGTACCTTGTTGTTTGGATAAAGATGCAATCATAAATTTAGGAAATATTGAAGATAATAGTTTGAAAAATATTTTGACTTCAAAAAGAGTAAAAGATATACAAAATGGTTTTAAGAAAGATATTTTGGTAGAAGAATTATGTCAAAAATGCGAATATAGAACTAGATTTAATAAAGGTTAG
- the gltB gene encoding glutamate synthase large subunit, which produces MGSNLDLLTSFKDNCGFGLVADLKSRPSHKNLEDAITSLERMMHRGAVAADGKTGDGSGLLLSMPDSFMRKIATQKGVDLPEIYAVAMIFTQDFEEDINTFKDFCEINDLKPVLIREVPVDKDALGQQALESLPQIVQVFVVPNTLMSSKRFDAMLYLTRKECEHKLINKKDFYIPTFSSKVIAYKGLIMPTHIKHFYIDLRDEDFKISFALFHQRFSTNTLPLWRLAQPFRAIAHNGEINSVEANRFNVEVKSEQLKSEIFSESEMKRLLPILQNIGSDSTSLDNMFEFLLANGVDFFKAARSLIPAPWQNAPYMDPNLRAFYEYTSTTMEAWDGPAAVSLTDGRHIGCLIDRNGLRPSKYIITKDDKLYITSEYGTLEIEDDNVLERGRLQSGQMIALDLKHGKILKENDINDYLKSSQHYSKWLNDDMDYIQEYIEDTFLNLKDYKLENIEKKQKYFNITYEVLDQVIEPMAKDGKEPVGSMGDDTPLACFSQVNRNFTDFFRQKFAQVTNPPIDPYREKVVMSLETGFGKVHNVLAEKPEFARRLKVSSPILMKEKYDVLYSFGDEKSPRYDEYYKNKVFHTTFKSDLKKSLEKLASNIIKAVKENDISVVILDDRTINENEKVIPCAMAVGYVNQKLLKEEIRHQVSIVAVTAEVYDPHMAAVLIAFGCTAIYPYMMYASTVSFFQKQKPTKYEMQKYLKNTQKSVNAGLLKIMSKMGICTVASYRNSGLFDIVGLSDEIINDCFTGAHSELAGLTYDDIEQRIDKSHFNAFKEENSIFPLDLGGFYKYSNGGEYHDYGPATTKAMHNKIATKKEDITDFEGLRELVKNRDKKFIRDFLEFNSDRKPIDISEVESKEDIFKRFATAAMSLGSISPEAHEAMATAMNTIGGMSNSGEGGEDAARFGTIKNSKIKQVASGRFGVTPAYLRSAEELQIKVAQGAKPGEGGQLPGHKVTGLIATLRHTVPGVTLISPPPHHDIYSIEDLAQLIFDLKQINPLAKITVKLVSSIGVGTIAAGVAKAYADKIIISGGDGGTGAAPLTSIKHAGNPWEMGLSEAHNALKANHLREFVHVQTDGGLKTGLDVVKAAMLGAESYAFGTASLTLLGCKILRICHTNKCSVGVATQDENLRDFFTGTVERLISYFTFIAEDVRAILASLGYKSIEEVVGRSDLLKVIDDEFAQKFDFQNILRRIDGIDTCQKDTNAPFDNNKFEKELLKKVHRTIENPSSPVKVSSEISNLNRSFGALISGEIARYYGDKGLPENSITLNLKGVAGQSFGAFLSKGMNLYLDGVANDYVGKGMNGGKIIINPAQQGPNFAGAGNTCLYGATGGKLYVKAAVGERFAVRNSGAIAVVEGTGDNPCEYMTGGIAVILGNTGINFGAGMTGGLAFVYDPEKHFIDNMNQELIESVRIDTDDTERERLYLKRLLLDYLHETQSEIAERILQNFRAEIRNFWMVKPKNMTVLPLDPDKGD; this is translated from the coding sequence ATGGGAAGCAATTTAGACTTACTAACTTCTTTTAAAGATAACTGTGGGTTTGGTTTAGTTGCTGATTTAAAAAGTAGACCAAGTCATAAAAATTTAGAAGATGCAATAACTTCACTTGAAAGAATGATGCACAGAGGTGCAGTTGCAGCTGATGGTAAAACAGGAGATGGTTCTGGATTATTATTATCTATGCCAGACTCTTTTATGAGAAAAATAGCAACACAAAAAGGTGTTGATTTACCAGAAATTTACGCTGTTGCAATGATATTTACTCAAGATTTTGAAGAAGATATAAACACATTTAAAGACTTCTGTGAAATAAATGATTTAAAACCAGTTTTAATAAGAGAAGTACCAGTTGATAAAGATGCTTTAGGACAACAAGCATTGGAAAGTTTACCTCAAATTGTTCAAGTATTTGTAGTTCCAAATACTTTAATGTCATCAAAAAGATTTGATGCAATGTTATATTTAACAAGAAAAGAGTGTGAACATAAATTAATTAATAAAAAAGATTTCTATATCCCTACATTTTCATCTAAGGTAATAGCCTACAAAGGGCTAATTATGCCTACACATATTAAACATTTTTATATAGATTTAAGAGATGAAGATTTTAAAATTTCTTTTGCATTATTTCATCAAAGATTTTCAACAAATACTTTACCTTTATGGAGATTAGCTCAACCATTTAGAGCAATAGCACACAATGGTGAGATAAATTCAGTTGAAGCAAATAGATTCAATGTTGAAGTGAAATCAGAACAATTAAAATCAGAAATTTTTTCAGAAAGTGAAATGAAAAGATTGCTTCCTATTTTACAAAATATAGGTTCAGATTCTACATCTTTAGATAATATGTTTGAATTTTTATTGGCAAATGGAGTAGATTTCTTCAAAGCAGCACGTTCTTTAATTCCTGCTCCTTGGCAAAATGCACCATATATGGATCCAAATTTGAGAGCTTTTTATGAATATACATCAACAACAATGGAAGCTTGGGATGGACCAGCAGCTGTAAGTTTAACTGATGGAAGACATATTGGCTGTTTAATTGACAGAAATGGTTTAAGACCTTCAAAATATATAATTACAAAAGATGATAAATTATACATTACTTCTGAGTATGGAACACTAGAAATAGAAGATGATAATGTTCTAGAAAGAGGAAGATTACAATCAGGACAAATGATTGCACTTGACCTTAAACATGGAAAAATTTTAAAAGAAAATGATATAAATGATTATTTAAAATCATCTCAACACTATTCAAAATGGTTAAATGATGATATGGATTATATTCAAGAGTATATTGAAGATACATTTTTAAATTTAAAAGATTATAAATTAGAAAATATAGAGAAAAAACAAAAATATTTTAATATTACTTATGAAGTGTTAGATCAAGTAATAGAACCTATGGCAAAAGATGGGAAAGAACCAGTTGGTTCAATGGGTGATGATACACCATTAGCATGTTTTTCTCAAGTAAATAGAAATTTTACAGACTTTTTTAGACAAAAGTTTGCTCAAGTTACAAATCCACCAATTGACCCTTATAGAGAAAAAGTGGTTATGTCACTTGAAACTGGATTTGGAAAAGTTCATAATGTTTTAGCAGAAAAACCAGAATTTGCAAGAAGATTAAAAGTTTCTAGTCCTATTTTAATGAAAGAAAAATATGATGTTTTATACTCTTTTGGAGATGAAAAATCACCAAGATATGATGAATATTATAAAAATAAAGTTTTTCATACAACATTTAAATCTGATCTGAAAAAATCTTTAGAAAAATTAGCTTCTAACATAATAAAAGCAGTTAAAGAAAATGATATTTCAGTTGTAATTTTAGATGATAGAACAATAAACGAAAATGAAAAAGTAATTCCTTGTGCAATGGCAGTTGGTTATGTAAACCAAAAATTATTAAAAGAGGAAATCAGACATCAAGTATCTATAGTTGCAGTAACAGCAGAAGTTTATGACCCGCATATGGCGGCTGTTTTAATAGCTTTTGGTTGTACAGCAATTTATCCATATATGATGTATGCTTCAACAGTTTCGTTTTTCCAAAAACAAAAACCAACAAAATATGAGATGCAAAAATATCTTAAAAATACTCAAAAATCAGTAAATGCAGGTTTACTAAAAATTATGTCAAAAATGGGTATTTGTACAGTAGCATCTTATAGAAATTCTGGACTTTTTGATATTGTTGGATTAAGTGATGAAATTATTAATGATTGTTTTACAGGTGCTCATAGTGAATTAGCTGGACTAACTTATGATGATATTGAACAAAGAATTGATAAATCTCATTTTAATGCATTTAAAGAAGAAAATTCAATATTCCCATTAGATTTAGGAGGATTTTATAAATACTCAAATGGTGGTGAATATCACGATTATGGACCAGCAACAACAAAAGCTATGCATAATAAAATAGCTACAAAAAAAGAAGATATTACTGATTTTGAAGGATTAAGAGAATTAGTAAAAAATAGAGATAAAAAATTTATTAGAGATTTTTTAGAATTTAATTCAGATAGAAAACCAATAGATATTAGTGAAGTTGAATCAAAAGAAGACATTTTCAAAAGATTTGCAACTGCTGCTATGAGTTTAGGTTCTATTTCTCCTGAAGCTCACGAAGCTATGGCAACTGCTATGAATACAATTGGTGGTATGAGTAACTCTGGTGAAGGTGGAGAAGATGCTGCAAGATTTGGAACAATTAAAAATTCTAAAATCAAACAAGTTGCTTCAGGAAGATTTGGTGTAACACCTGCATATTTAAGAAGTGCAGAAGAGTTACAAATCAAAGTTGCTCAAGGTGCAAAACCAGGTGAAGGTGGACAGTTACCAGGACATAAAGTAACAGGACTTATTGCAACACTTAGACATACAGTTCCAGGTGTTACATTGATTTCTCCTCCACCACACCATGATATTTATTCTATTGAAGATTTAGCGCAATTAATTTTTGACTTAAAACAGATAAATCCATTAGCAAAAATTACAGTTAAACTTGTTTCTTCTATTGGAGTTGGAACAATAGCTGCTGGTGTTGCAAAAGCTTATGCAGATAAAATTATTATCTCTGGTGGAGATGGAGGAACAGGAGCTGCTCCTTTAACTTCAATCAAACATGCAGGAAATCCTTGGGAAATGGGACTTAGTGAAGCTCATAATGCTTTGAAAGCAAACCATTTAAGAGAGTTTGTTCATGTTCAAACAGATGGTGGATTAAAAACTGGACTTGATGTTGTAAAAGCTGCGATGTTAGGAGCTGAATCTTATGCATTTGGAACAGCTTCTTTAACTTTACTTGGATGTAAAATTTTAAGAATTTGCCATACAAATAAGTGTTCAGTTGGAGTTGCAACTCAAGATGAAAATTTAAGAGATTTCTTTACTGGAACAGTTGAAAGATTGATTTCTTACTTTACATTTATTGCTGAAGATGTAAGAGCAATTCTTGCAAGTTTAGGATATAAATCAATTGAAGAAGTAGTTGGAAGAAGTGATTTATTAAAAGTAATTGATGATGAATTTGCACAAAAATTTGACTTCCAAAATATTTTAAGAAGAATTGATGGAATTGATACTTGTCAAAAAGATACAAATGCACCATTTGATAATAATAAATTCGAAAAAGAGTTATTAAAAAAAGTTCATAGAACTATTGAAAATCCAAGTTCTCCTGTAAAAGTTAGCTCAGAAATTTCTAACTTAAACAGATCTTTTGGAGCTTTAATATCTGGTGAAATTGCAAGATATTATGGAGATAAAGGACTTCCTGAAAACTCTATTACTCTTAATTTAAAAGGAGTTGCTGGACAATCATTTGGAGCATTTTTATCAAAAGGTATGAATTTATATCTTGATGGTGTAGCAAATGATTATGTTGGAAAAGGTATGAATGGTGGAAAAATCATAATAAACCCTGCTCAACAAGGTCCAAATTTTGCAGGTGCTGGAAATACTTGTTTATATGGTGCAACTGGTGGAAAACTTTATGTAAAAGCAGCAGTTGGTGAAAGATTTGCTGTTAGAAATTCAGGAGCTATTGCAGTTGTTGAAGGAACAGGAGATAATCCTTGTGAATATATGACTGGTGGAATAGCTGTAATTTTAGGAAATACTGGTATTAACTTTGGTGCAGGTATGACTGGTGGTTTAGCATTTGTTTATGACCCAGAAAAACATTTTATAGATAATATGAATCAAGAGTTAATTGAATCAGTAAGAATTGATACAGATGATACAGAAAGAGAAAGATTATATTTAAAAAGATTATTGTTAGATTATTTACATGAAACACAAAGTGAAATAGCTGAACGTATCTTACAAAACTTTAGAGCAGAAATTAGAAACTTCTGGATGGTAAAACCAAAAAATATGACAGTATTACCACTTGATCCAGATAAGGGAGATTAA
- a CDS encoding methyl-accepting chemotaxis protein, protein MLKNMNMRKKLFLFPILFILIVIGSGLVYKHFSNIAHQRNNAAISTEEFIQQNLKGRISVYQFLRNLTEESSQKVQNDFKKLMEDVFAAKSTFSLKENRDLCDDILNYSKEYLKEFDALAKENISNFKNGITTESEDMKNRISKMSNIGLEIEHKIQEINKNAIMLREDAYKSLDIDLVILAIVATSIFILISIVISNNIVNSLENFKDGLFSFFAYLNRESSTVELINLDTKDEFGQMSKIVNENIIKTQKGIEEDRKLIDETISVLGEFEQGDLCQRLNLNVSNPALTQLKNVLNKMADNLENNIENVLNILEQYSNYNYLNKISTKNLKEHLLKLASGVNNLGDSITQMLVENKTNGLTLDKSSNMLLVNVDKLNLSSNEAAASLEETAAALEEITSNIRNNTESIAQMSKLSSNVTTSANQGEKLANETTVAMDEINNQVRLINEAIGVIDNIAFQTNILSLNAAVEAATAGEAGKGFAVVAQEVRNLASRSAEAAREIKTIVENATIKANEGKEIASNMIEGYKHLNQNISQTINLISDIQNASKEQLLGIEQINDAVNQLDQQTQQNAMVASQTHDIAIVTDEISKLIVSDADEKEFLGKEKVKAKEIEKKATKSVKQPETKTEKTAKNAPIKSKESANDDWESF, encoded by the coding sequence ATGTTAAAGAATATGAATATGAGAAAAAAATTGTTTTTATTTCCTATACTATTTATCTTAATAGTAATAGGTTCTGGTTTAGTGTATAAACACTTTAGTAATATTGCTCATCAAAGAAACAATGCAGCTATTTCAACTGAAGAATTTATTCAGCAAAATTTAAAAGGAAGAATTTCTGTTTATCAATTTTTAAGAAATTTAACAGAAGAGAGCAGTCAAAAAGTTCAAAATGACTTTAAAAAATTGATGGAAGATGTTTTTGCTGCAAAATCAACTTTTTCTTTAAAAGAAAATAGAGATTTGTGTGATGATATTTTGAATTATTCAAAAGAGTATTTGAAAGAATTTGATGCTTTGGCAAAAGAGAATATTAGTAATTTTAAAAATGGAATTACTACTGAGTCAGAAGATATGAAAAACAGAATATCAAAAATGAGTAATATTGGTTTAGAAATAGAACACAAAATTCAAGAAATAAATAAAAATGCAATAATGCTAAGAGAAGATGCTTATAAATCATTGGATATTGATTTAGTGATTTTAGCAATTGTAGCAACTTCAATATTTATTTTAATCTCAATAGTTATTTCAAATAATATAGTAAATTCATTGGAGAATTTTAAAGATGGACTATTTAGCTTTTTTGCATACTTAAATAGAGAATCTTCAACTGTAGAGTTAATAAATTTAGACACAAAAGATGAATTTGGACAAATGTCAAAAATAGTAAATGAAAATATCATAAAAACACAAAAGGGAATAGAAGAAGATAGAAAACTAATAGATGAAACAATATCAGTTTTAGGAGAGTTTGAACAAGGTGACTTATGCCAAAGGTTAAACCTAAATGTATCTAATCCAGCATTAACTCAACTAAAAAATGTATTAAATAAGATGGCAGATAATTTAGAGAATAATATAGAAAATGTATTAAATATTTTAGAACAATATAGTAATTATAACTATCTAAATAAAATATCAACTAAAAATCTAAAAGAACATCTTTTAAAACTAGCAAGTGGTGTAAATAATTTAGGTGATTCAATAACACAAATGTTAGTAGAGAATAAAACAAATGGATTAACTTTGGATAAAAGCTCAAATATGCTTTTGGTAAATGTTGATAAATTAAACCTAAGTTCAAATGAAGCAGCAGCATCTTTAGAAGAAACGGCGGCAGCTTTAGAAGAGATAACAAGTAATATAAGAAATAATACAGAAAGTATTGCTCAAATGTCTAAATTATCATCTAATGTTACAACTTCTGCAAATCAAGGTGAAAAGTTAGCAAATGAAACAACAGTTGCTATGGATGAGATAAATAATCAAGTAAGATTAATAAATGAAGCAATAGGTGTTATTGATAATATAGCATTTCAAACAAATATCTTGAGTTTAAATGCAGCTGTTGAAGCTGCAACAGCTGGAGAAGCTGGAAAAGGATTTGCCGTTGTTGCACAAGAAGTGCGAAATCTAGCAAGTAGAAGTGCAGAAGCAGCAAGAGAGATAAAAACAATAGTAGAAAATGCAACAATTAAAGCAAATGAAGGTAAAGAGATAGCTTCTAATATGATAGAAGGATATAAACACCTAAATCAAAACATCTCTCAAACAATAAATTTAATTTCAGATATACAAAATGCTTCAAAAGAGCAGCTTTTAGGAATTGAGCAAATAAATGATGCGGTAAATCAGTTAGATCAACAAACACAACAAAATGCAATGGTAGCAAGTCAAACGCATGACATAGCAATAGTAACAGATGAAATATCAAAACTAATTGTAAGTGATGCAGATGAAAAAGAGTTTCTAGGAAAAGAGAAAGTAAAAGCTAAAGAAATAGAAAAAAAAGCTACAAAAAGTGTAAAGCAACCAGAAACAAAAACTGAAAAAACTGCTAAAAATGCACCTATTAAATCTAAAGAATCAGCTAATGATGATTGGGAAAGCTTTTAA